From one Populus alba chromosome 17, ASM523922v2, whole genome shotgun sequence genomic stretch:
- the LOC118029168 gene encoding transcription factor PRE1 gives MSSRRSRQPSVPRITDDQIIDLVSKLRQLLPEISQRRSDKVSASKVLQETCNYIRNLHREVDDLSERLSQLLATIDADSPEAAIIRSLIM, from the exons ATGTCTAGCAGAAGGTCAAGGCAGCCTAGCGTTCCAAGGATCACTGATGATCAGATCATCGACCTTGTCTCCAAATTACGCCAGCTTCTCCCTGAGATTAGTCAGAGGCGCTCCGACAAG GTATCAGCTTCCAAGGTCCTACAAGAGACTTGCAATTATATCAGGAACTTGCACAGGGAGGTTGATGACTTAAGTGAGCGACTGTCTCAGCTTTTGGCAACAATTGATGCTGATAGTCCTGAAGCAGCGATAATAAGGAGTTTGATtatgtaa